AATTTCCTGATGTTCAAGACCTCTATGTATTATCTTGCTACTTGTGGCGTTGTACTGTGGGTGGCAAAGGATCCTTTTATAGTAAGTGCAGCGCTTGTAGGTATTTATATTAATTTTAAAAATGCAAAAAAATATGGAGGCGCATTCATAGATACGCGAATGCTGATCTTAGACTCCTCTATACAGGATAAATCAACTATAGATTTCATCACAGGCGACACCAAAGTATTGAATTATAGCTTCGAAAGAAGAAGTGTTATCAACGGTGATAAAGGCAATGCTTTTGGAAATTTCTCAGATTTCTTTTTAAAATTTGCAGAGTTTGAAGGTTATTTCGAAAAAATTAATTCAGTTGCCACTTGGCTTAACCAAAAGATACCTTTTTGTAATTTTTCCATGGTTACAAATGTTTTGATACCACAGCAGGTTAATTCTAGCAATGTATTGGTAAATGATACAACTTTTGCAAGAGCAAAATTTAGCGTTTCTAATAATGAAGTAGAGATCGAAAAAGTAAACTTTAATAGCAATGGAAAAATTAATGTTCAGTTAAAACTTAAAAACCAAACAGCAACACAACCAGTCGTAACAACTTTGACTGCAAATTATAAGGATGATTATAATGAAAAGTCGAAAAGTTTTAATATTAAAGTTTTACCTAAAAGTTTTATTACAGGCAATTGGAAACTTTTACAAATTGTAGACGAAGATGTTCCTGCGGATGAGTGGGAAGTGGATGAGCCTACAGGATGTCCAGGGCAAAGAGAAGATTATTTCTACAGTGGAGTAGCAGTATTTACGGATACTACAATGAAATTTAATATTTCCGAAAAGTATAGATACTATAGATATGATGCGCAATGTAATGTGGTAGAATATAAAGAACCCACAGGTTGGCAAGTGATTACAGCTAATCATAACAATATTATTGAATCTAATAATTTGAAACTAACCGATGGAAAAGGGAATAATAATGATGGCTATAATTGGAATTTCAATAATGGTATTGTTAAAATTCTCGATCCGAACAAAATATCATTAACTTATTCATATCATGATGGGTATGAGTTAGTTGAGATGATGTACGTGTTCGCACGACAATAATAAAAAAACTCTCTGCAATTTTTTGTAGAGAGTTTTTGTTTAATAAAAATTGAAATTAAATTGTTTTTGAGGCTTTAGTTTACCAAATCTAAATTGCGTAATTTTGCAAAATATTTTTAAACTTAAATAAAGTATGTCATTAATAAAAAGTATTTCAGGTATCCGCGGAACAATCGGTGGAGCTGTCAATGATAATTTAACACCATTAGATATTGTAAAATTCGCTTCCGCTTTCGGAACTTGGCTTCAAAATACTCAAAATAAAAAAGATTTAAAACTCGTTATAGGTCGCGATGCTCGTATTTCTGGGCAAATGTTGTCATCTTTGGTAACTGCTACTTTGCAAGGTTTGGGAATTAATGTCGTGGACCTTGGTTTGTCAACAACGCCAACAGTTGAGGTAATGGTGCCAGAACTTAATGCGGATGGTGGAATCATTCTTACGGCTTCTCATAATCCAAAACAATGGAATGCATTGAAACTTCTTAATAACAAAGGCGAATTTATCAATGCTGAAGAAGGTGCAAAAGTTTTGGCATTAGCAGAAAACGAAGATTTTAATTATGCTGAAGTTGATGACTTGGGAAGTTATGAAGAGAATACAGATGCTTTTGACATTCATATTCAAAAGATTTTGGATTTGCCAATGGTCGATGTTGACGCCATAAAAGCAAAGAAGTTTAAAATCGTTTTAGACGCTGTTAATTCTACGGGAGGTCTTGCAATTCCGATGTTGTTGGAGAAATTAGGTTGCGATGTTGTAAAACTTTATTGCGAACCGAATGGTCATTTTCCACACAATCCAGAACCTTTGAAAGAGCATCTTAGTGACATTTGCGACTTGGTGAAAAAAGAAAATGCTGATCTTGGCGTTGTCGTGGATCCGGATGTTGACAGATTGGCTTTGATTGACGAAAAAGGCGAAATGTTTGGCGAAGAATATACGTTAGTAGCTGTTGCAGATTACCTTTTAAAACACAAAAAAGGAAGCGCAATTTCTAATCTTTCTTCGAGTAGAGCGCTTCGCGATGTTGCTAAAAATCATAATTCTGAATATTTTGCAAGTGCAGTAGGAGAGGTAAATGTTGTGACCTTGATGAAAGAAAAAGACGCTGTAATTGGTGGTGAAGGCAATGGCGGAATTATTTATCCAGATTTACACTACGGAAGAGATTCTTTAGTTGGCGTAGCCTTATTTTTAACACATTTGGCTAAAGAAAATAAAACTGTTTCTGAGCTTAGAGCAACTTATCCCGCTTATTTTATGGGAAAAAAGAAAATTGAGCTAACGCCAGAAATTAATGTTGATGCACTTTTAACTAAAATGGAAAAAGAGTATCAAAATGAAGAGGTTTCTACCGTAGATGGCGTAAAAATAGATTTTGCTGAAAATTGGGTTCACTTAAGAAAATCAAATACAGAGCCGATTATCAGGATTTATACAGAAGCAAAATCTCAGGAAGAAGCTGACAAGTTAGGCGATGATATCATTGCTAAAATAAAAAGTTTGATTTAGTTTCAATTATTTTGACTAAATTTAAATATCATTAATAAAGGTTTGTCGAAGTTTGCAAAGAAATTTCTCTTTTCGATGGACCACCGAGACATAAATATTGGAAGAATTTTTTGAAAATGAACTTGCAAAAAAGTTCGAAGACATGATTGAAAATAATGAAGAACTCTATTTCGATAGCGAAGAATACGAGGATATCATTATTTATTATTTGGAGTTAGGCGATATTTCGTATGCGGAGTTGGCAACAAAATATGCACTGAAATT
This genomic stretch from Chryseobacterium sp. POL2 harbors:
- the glmM gene encoding phosphoglucosamine mutase; this translates as MSLIKSISGIRGTIGGAVNDNLTPLDIVKFASAFGTWLQNTQNKKDLKLVIGRDARISGQMLSSLVTATLQGLGINVVDLGLSTTPTVEVMVPELNADGGIILTASHNPKQWNALKLLNNKGEFINAEEGAKVLALAENEDFNYAEVDDLGSYEENTDAFDIHIQKILDLPMVDVDAIKAKKFKIVLDAVNSTGGLAIPMLLEKLGCDVVKLYCEPNGHFPHNPEPLKEHLSDICDLVKKENADLGVVVDPDVDRLALIDEKGEMFGEEYTLVAVADYLLKHKKGSAISNLSSSRALRDVAKNHNSEYFASAVGEVNVVTLMKEKDAVIGGEGNGGIIYPDLHYGRDSLVGVALFLTHLAKENKTVSELRATYPAYFMGKKKIELTPEINVDALLTKMEKEYQNEEVSTVDGVKIDFAENWVHLRKSNTEPIIRIYTEAKSQEEADKLGDDIIAKIKSLI